Proteins from one Acomys russatus chromosome 12, mAcoRus1.1, whole genome shotgun sequence genomic window:
- the Mrpl44 gene encoding 39S ribosomal protein L44, mitochondrial encodes MASAVFRLLQQGPARLLAPVAPTLVPPVRGVKKGFRAALRFQKELARWRLLRCPPPPVRRSEKPNWDYHAEVQAFGFRLQETFSLDLLKTAFVNSCYIQSEEAKRQKLGIEKEAALLNLKDNQELFEQGLPFSQKCLTRFLEDEFPDLCTEGIGSLVNFLTGEAVVCHVASNLAVEQLTLSAEFPVPQPVLHRTFFAVIGALLQSSGPERAALFIRDFLITQMTGKELFEMWTVINPMGLLVEELKKRNIPAPESRLTRQSGSTTALPLYFVGLYCDKKLIAEGPGETVLVAEEEAARVALRKLYGFTENRRPWDYSKLKESSGAEKTSIAS; translated from the exons ATGGCTTCTGCTGTGTTCCGGCTGCTGCAGCAGGGCCCTGCCCGCCTCTTGGCTCCGGTCGCCCCCACGCTGGTTCCTCCGGTCCGGGGAGTGAAGAAGGGATTCCGCGCGGCCCTCCGCTTCCAGAAGGAGCTGGCGCGGTGGCGTCTGCTGCGCTGCCCGCCGCCGCCCGTGAGACG CTCAGAGAAGCCAAACTGGGATTACCATGCGGAGGTACAAGCCTTTGGATTTCGCCTGCAAGAAACCTTTTCCTTGGACCTTCTTAAAACTGCGTTTGTCAATAGCTGCTATATCCAAAGTGAAGAGGCGAAACGCCAGAAACTCGGGATAGAGAAAGAAGCCGCTCTTCTGAATCTTAAGGACAATCAGGAACTGTTTGAGCAAGGGCTGCCCTTTTCACAGAAGTGCCTCACACGGTTTCTGGAAGATGAGTTCCCAGACTTGTGCACCGAAGGCATCGGAAGTCTAGTTAACTTTCTTACTGGTGAGGCAGTCGTCTGTCACGTGGCTAGTAACTTGGCTGTGGAGCAGCTGACCCTCAGTGCGGAATTTCCTGTCCCCCAGCCTGTGTTGCACCGGACTTTCTTTGCAGTGATTGGAGCCCTGCTACAGAGCAGTGGACCGGAAAGGGCTGCACTTTTCATCAGG GACTTTTTAATAACGCAAATGACCGGGAAAGAGCTCTTTGAGATGTGGACTGTCATAAATCCCATGGGACTACTGGTGGaggaactgaagaagagaaaCATTCCAGCTCCCGAGTCTAGACTCACCAGGCAGTCTGGAAGCACCACTGCTTTGCCGTTGTATTTTGTTGGCTTATACTG TGATAAAAAGCTGATTGCTGAAGGACCTGGGGAAACGGTGCTAGTtgcagaggaggaagctgcacGGGTGGCACTAAGGAAGCTCTATGGCTTCACAGAGAACAGGCGGCCCTGGGACTATTCCAAGCTCAAAGAGAGCTCTGGAGCAGAGAAAACCAGCATTGCCAGCTAG